One window from the genome of Streptomyces sp. NBC_00708 encodes:
- a CDS encoding YnfA family protein — translation MSVLRSLALFVLAALLEIGGAWLVWQGVRENRGWAWIGAGIIALGTYGFVATLQPDGEFGRVLAAYGGVFVAGSLAWGMAADGYRPDRWDVTGALICLAGMAVIMYAPRNH, via the coding sequence ATGTCCGTGCTCCGCTCCCTCGCCCTGTTCGTCCTCGCCGCACTCCTCGAGATCGGCGGCGCCTGGCTCGTCTGGCAGGGCGTACGGGAGAACCGTGGCTGGGCCTGGATCGGCGCGGGGATCATCGCGCTCGGCACATACGGCTTCGTGGCGACGCTCCAGCCGGACGGCGAGTTCGGACGGGTGCTCGCGGCGTACGGCGGGGTCTTCGTGGCGGGCTCCCTCGCCTGGGGCATGGCCGCCGACGGCTACCGGCCGGACCGCTGGGACGTGACGGGCGCGCTGATCTGCCTGGCCGGGATGGCCGTGATCATGTACGCCCCCCGCAACCACTGA
- a CDS encoding SDR family NAD(P)-dependent oxidoreductase: protein MAASPIAVITGASSGIGAATARQLAASGYRVVLTARRKDRIEALAAEITEAGHQATAYALDVTDRAAVDEFATAFRSLAVLVNNAGGALGADPVATGDPQDWRQMYETNVIGTLNVTQALLPALTASGDGTVVILSSTAGLSTYEGGGGYVAAKHGEHVLAETLRLEIVGTPVRVIEIAPGMVRTEEFATTRFRGDKEKAAKVYAGVEAPLTADDVADTINWAVTRPSHVNIDLLVVRPRAQASNSKVHRTA, encoded by the coding sequence ATGGCCGCATCCCCCATCGCCGTCATCACCGGAGCGAGCAGCGGCATCGGCGCCGCGACCGCCCGGCAGCTGGCGGCCTCCGGCTACCGCGTCGTGCTCACCGCCCGCCGCAAGGACCGCATCGAGGCCCTGGCCGCCGAGATCACCGAGGCGGGCCACCAGGCCACGGCCTACGCGCTGGACGTCACGGACCGGGCCGCGGTCGACGAGTTCGCCACCGCCTTCCGCAGCCTCGCCGTCCTGGTCAACAACGCGGGCGGCGCGCTCGGGGCCGACCCGGTCGCCACGGGCGACCCGCAGGACTGGCGCCAGATGTACGAGACCAACGTCATCGGCACGCTCAACGTGACCCAGGCCCTGCTGCCCGCCCTCACCGCGAGCGGCGACGGCACGGTGGTCATCCTCTCCTCGACGGCCGGCCTGTCCACGTACGAGGGCGGCGGCGGGTACGTGGCCGCCAAGCACGGCGAACACGTCCTGGCCGAGACCCTGCGCCTGGAGATCGTCGGCACCCCGGTCCGCGTGATCGAGATCGCCCCCGGCATGGTCAGGACCGAGGAGTTCGCCACCACGCGCTTCCGGGGCGACAAGGAGAAGGCCGCGAAGGTCTACGCGGGCGTCGAGGCCCCCCTCACCGCCGACGACGTGGCCGACACGATCAACTGGGCGGTCACCCGCCCCAGCCACGTCAACATCGACCTCCTGGTCGTCCGCCCCCGCGCCCAGGCCTCCAACTCGAAGGTGCACCGCACGGCATGA
- a CDS encoding MarR family transcriptional regulator, producing the protein MPPKPSPRRSALLAELSTVSRRYMAAYALFNQAVADRLGVHPTDLQCLNLLSLEAAPVTTGRIAELTGLTTGSATRLVDRLERAGYVTRARDTADRRRVLVATVPERMAEVGAVWKRLNGGWDGLFDAYDDEEAALLLTHMRRTVELSATQIARLREGDA; encoded by the coding sequence ATGCCGCCGAAGCCGTCCCCCCGCCGCAGCGCCCTGCTGGCCGAGCTGTCCACCGTGTCGCGGCGCTACATGGCCGCGTACGCGCTGTTCAACCAGGCCGTCGCCGACCGGCTGGGGGTGCACCCCACCGACCTCCAGTGCCTGAACCTGCTCAGCCTGGAGGCGGCGCCCGTCACCACGGGGCGCATCGCGGAGCTGACCGGGCTCACGACGGGCTCGGCGACCCGGCTGGTGGACCGGCTGGAGCGGGCCGGTTATGTGACGCGCGCCCGGGACACCGCGGACCGGCGGCGGGTGCTCGTGGCGACCGTGCCCGAGCGGATGGCGGAGGTCGGCGCGGTCTGGAAACGGCTCAACGGCGGCTGGGACGGGCTGTTCGACGCGTACGACGACGAGGAGGCGGCCCTGCTCCTCACCCATATGCGGCGCACGGTGGAGCTGAGCGCGACCCAGATCGCGCGGCTGCGCGAGGGCGACGCCTGA